The following are encoded in a window of Panthera leo isolate Ple1 chromosome B2, P.leo_Ple1_pat1.1, whole genome shotgun sequence genomic DNA:
- the PEX3 gene encoding peroxisomal biogenesis factor 3: MLSSMWNFLKRHKKKCIFLGTVLGGVYILGKYGQKKIREIQEREAAEYIAQARRQYHFESNQRTCNMTVLSMLPTLREALMQQLNSESLTALLKNRPSNKLEIWEDLKIISFTRSIVAVYSTCMLVVLLRVQLNIIGGYIYLDNAAVGKNGTTVLAPPDVQQQYLSSIQHLLGDGLTELITVIKQAVQKILGSVSLKHSLSLLDLEQKLKEIRDLVEQHKSSSWVNKDGSKSLLCHYMMPDEETPLAVQACGLSPRDVTTIKLLNETRDMLESPDFSTVLNTCLNRGFSRLLDNMAEFFRPTEQELQRSNSMSSLSSVSLPLAKIIPIVNGQIHSVCSETPSHFVQDLLMMEQVKDFAANVYEAFSTPQQLEK; encoded by the exons gagtATATATCCTGGGAAAATATGGAcagaagaaaatcagagaaatacaagaaaGAGAGGCTGCAGAATACATTGCTCAAGCACGACGACAGTATCATTTTGAAAGTAACCAGAGGACTTGCAATATGACCG TGCTGTCCATGCTTCCAACCCTGAGAGAGGCCTTAATGCAGCAACTCAATTCCGAGAGCCTCACGGCTCTGCTAAAAAACAG GCCTTCAAACAAGTTAGAAATATGGGAGGATCTAAAGATAATAA GTTTCACAAGAAGTATCGTAGCAGTATACAGTACTTGTATGCTGGTTGTTCTTTTGCGAGTCCAGTTAAACATAATTGGTGGATATATTTACCTGGATAATGCAGCAGTTGGCAAAAATGGCACT ACAGTTCTTGCTCCCCCAGATGTCCAACAGCAATATTTATCAAGTATTCAACACCTCCTTGGAGATG gcCTGACAGAATTGATCACTGTCATTAAACaagctgtgcagaagattttaggAAG tGTTTCTCTTAAACATTCTTTGTCCCTCTTGGACTTGgagcaaaaactaaaagaaatccgAGATCTCGTGGAGCAGCATAAATCTTCTTCTTGGGTTAATAAAGACGGATCCAAATCTTTGTTATGCCATTATATGATGCCAGATGAAGAAACTCCATTAGCAGTTCAG GCCTGTGGGCTTTCTCCTAGAGATGTCACCACTATTAAACTACTCAATGAAACCAGAGACATGTTGGAAAG TCCAGATTTTAGTACAGTTTTGAATACATGTTTAAACCGAGGTTTTAGCAGACTGCTAGACAACATGGCTGAGTTCTTTCGACCTACTGAACAGGAACTGCAACGTAGCAACTCCATGAGTAG TCTTTCCAGTGTCAGCCTGCCATTAGCTAAGATAATTCCAATAGTAAATGGACAGATCCATTCAGTTTGCAGTGAAACACCTAGTCATTTTGTTCAG GATCTGTTGATGATGGAGCAAGTGAAAGACTTTGCTGCTAATGTGTATGAAGCTTTTAGCACTCCTCAACAACTGgagaaatga